The following are from one region of the Nicotiana tabacum cultivar K326 chromosome 3, ASM71507v2, whole genome shotgun sequence genome:
- the LOC107797458 gene encoding mannose-6-phosphate isomerase 1: MEEGGGVVRLKGCVKNYDWGRPGKESRVARLYSRNTGDHTIEQDKPYAEFWMGTHDSGPSYLVKGAAENGLALTLKNWIESNPSVVGDKIVNKWGSNLPFLFKVLSVAKALSIQAHPDKDLATRLHSELPDVYKDDNHKPEMALALTEFEALCGFISLEELKLIVQTVPEIIEVVGNACAEQVLDLNEDGEKEKVKLVLQSVFTEIMSASKDMIAEVIARLISRLHIKNQARQLTEKEQVVLRLEKQYPADVGVLAAFLLNYVKLKPGEALYLGANEPHAYIYGDCVEIMATSDNVVRAGLTPKHRDVKTLCSMLTYRQGFPEILNGTAVNPYTMRFIPPFDEFEVDRCILPEKSTAEFPAILGPSIFLVMEGEGTMNTSSDEIVCEGDVLFAPANTSITVATSSGLHLYRAGVCSSFLDK, encoded by the exons atggaGGAAGGAGGAGGGGTGGTGAGGTTGAAGGGTTGTGTGAAGAATTACGATTGGGGAAGACCGGGGAAGGAATCTCGTGTGGCGCGCCTATATTCGCGCAATACTGGTGACCATACTATTGAGCAGGACAAGCCTTATGCGGaattttggatgggtactcacgATTCTGGGCCTTCTTATCTTGTGAAAGGAGCAGCTGAGAATGGATTGGCGTTGACATTGAAGAATTGGATTGAAAGCAACCCAAGTGTTGTTGGAGATAAGATTGTGAACAAGTGGGGTTCCAACCTTCCTTTTCTCTTCAAG GTACTTTCTGTTGCAAAAGCTTTGTCCATACAGGCCCATCCAGACAAGGATTTGGCCACTCGTCTGCATAGTGAGCTCCCGGATGTTTATAAGGATGACAATCACAAACCGGAGATGGCATTGGCATTGACAGAATTTGAGGCCTTATGTGGATTTATAAGTCTTGAG GAGCTTAAGTTGATTGTTCAAACTGTGCCCGAGATTATCGAAGTGGTTGGTAACGCATGTGCAGAGCAAGTATTAGACTTGAATGAGGATGGTGAAAAGGAGAAAGTTAAACTAGTGCTACAATCAGTGTTTACTGAGATAATGTCAGCAAGTAAGGATATGATTGCTGAAGTGATAGCCAGGCTGATTAGTCGCCTACACATTAAAAATCAG gCAAGGCAGCTGACTGAGAAAGAACAAGTGGTCCTAAGACTCGAGAAGCAGTATCCAGCTGATGTTGGTGTCTTGGCTGCATTCTTGTTAAATTATGTAAAACTCAAACCTGGTGAAGCTTTGTATTTAGGGGCAAATGAACCTCATGCTTATATATATGGTGATTGTGTTGAAATCATGGCAACATCAGACAACGTGGTACGTGCTGGCTTAACTCCAAAACACCGGGATGTTAAAACTCTATGCTCAATGCTCACTTACAGACAG GGTTTTCCTGAAATTCTGAACGGTACTGCAGTAAATCCATACACTATGAGGTTCATTCCTCCTTTTGATGAATTTGAGGTCGATCGCTGTATTCTTCCAGAAAAATCAACGGCTGAATTCCCTGCTATTCTTGGTCCCTCTATTTTTCTGGTCATGGAGGGAGAGGGAACAATGAACACATCATCAGACGAGATTGTTTGTGAAGGTGATGTCTTATTTGCACCAGCAAACACCAGCATTACAGTTGCAACATCTTCTGGTTTGCACTTATATAGAGCAGGAGTATGCAGCAGCTTTTTGGATAAGTGA